In Prochlorococcus marinus str. GP2, the genomic window GATTTTTGGGAGGAAACTAAAACTAGCTGTTCAGCTCGAAAGGTTTGGACTCCCCATAGCAGTTTTGTCTGGAATTTTAGGTATATCTGTAGGCCCATTTGGAGCGATACACTTTTTGCCAAAAGAAACAATAAATGTTTGGAGTAAATTTCCTACTCCTCTTTTATCATTGGTCTTCGCAACTTTAATGATGGGTAGACCTATCCCAAATATCAATGGTTTAGTTAAACCAATTTTCAATCAATTTTTGCTCGCTCTTTCTCTAGGTTTCGGACAATTTTTCATTGGCGGTCTAGTTGTTAAATATTTTTTGCCTCCATCTATGGAAACTAATCCTTTAATGGGATGTTTGATCGAGGTGGGTTTTGAGGGAGGGCATGGAGCTGCATCTATCATCGGTGAGAGTTTTAATAGACTAGGTTTTCCAAATGGTTTAGATCTTGGTCTGGCTATGGCAACCATGGGACTTTTATCGTCTTCATTATTAGGCAGCATTTTTATTTTTCTTGGAAGAACTTTAGGTCTTTCAGATAAAGAGGAAATTTCTGAAAAAAAAAATTTAGAAGAAAAAACTAAGATAGGAATTCTTGCGGATTTAAGAATTTTGATAGTAAATCTTGGATTTTCTGGTCTTGCAATTTTTTTTGGTGTTTTACTAATTAAATATTTAAAGTATATTTCAAGTTATTTTGGTGATTTTTCGAAGGAAATTATTTTTTCATTACCAGTATTCCCTTTTATCCTTATAGGTTCCCTCCTTATTAGATATGTTTTAGAGAAAACCAAAAATACAGAATTTATTTCAAATATTCTGCAAAGGGAGATTGGTATTTTATCCACAGACTTATTGATTTTTACAGCTATGGCAAGTTTAGATATTGAAGTTGTTTTTGATAATTGGGTACTTATTTTAGTGTTTACTATTTTCGGTTTATTTTGGAATTTAATCTGCATTGCTTTTTTCGCATACTTTATTTTTGACGATTATTGGTTTGAAAAAAGTTTGATTGAGTTTGGGAATTCTACAGGAGTAGTAGCTTCTGGGTTGCTTCTTTTAAGGCTTGCGGATCCTAAAAATATTTCTAAGACCTTACCTATTTTTACATCAAAACAGTTATTCGCTCAGTTAATTCTTTCGGGGGGATTATTCACAGTTCTTGCACCATTAATGATTTCTAAAATTGGGTTGGACTATTGGACAGAAATTTGTGCTCTAATTACGTTCACAATACTTTTTATTGCATTGATTTTTAATAAAGTAGAGATGAAAAAGTTTCAATAATAACCCTAGAATACTTTTAAGTTTAATTTTATTTTAATTTTATTTTAATGTCATTTTCTTCCTACGATATTCCACCTCAAGAAAATAAAGGGAAGTGGTTTAGGAGTCATTTACTCGGCAGGGAAATCGAACTTGGTGAATTGTATAGTCTTGGATCAAATGATTTAGATTTGCTTATGGCTGAGACTGCAGAAATAAGAAGCGATCTTGATTTTAAGGAAAAAAATATAGGTAAATTTAGGACTGCAGGATATTTTTTGGAGTTAGCAAGAATAATTGAGAAAAGGAAGTTGTTAGAAAGTTAATTAAAGGGGAAATAATTTTTTCCAGAATTTGGTGCCCATAATTCATATTTATACATTAAAGATTTAAATTTTATATTACTTTCAAAGGAATCTAACCAGTTTTTTATTGACGGTTTTAAATAATTTGTTCTTTTTTGACTTTCACAAGCGATTTTAAATTGTCTTACAAAAGGCCAAATAGACCAATCAGCGATTGTCGGGTTATCTCCATAAAAGTATTTGTTTTCTGCAAGAAGTTCATTCCATCTATTAATAAAAATAATCGCCTTTCTGAAATGAAATTCTTCATTACTATCCTGATATCTTGCGGCATATTTGAATCGATCTAAATGATATTTGAATTCGTTATCGTTTTCATTAATTATTTCAAAAATATCTTCCTTCTTATCATCAGGAAAATATGTTAAGGCAACGTTTTGCTTACTTGACTCTGAGAGTGCCCATAGGATGATTTCAAGACTTTCTTCAATAACCTCACTATTTTTTTTTATGAGTATTGGAACTGTTTTTGTCTTTGATTTATTCAAAAAATCTAGTGGTTTATTTTTTAGATCAATTTCTCTTATCTCTACTTTTAATTCACAAATCAATAGGGCCCATCTAACACGAATTGCGTATGGACATCTTCGAAATGAATATAAAATATCGGTTGTCATTTTGTAAAAACTATTAATTATCTTGATTCTTTTAGTATTATTAAAGTAAGTATAGTATTAATTTTACAACGCAAATGTCGGGATATGTTTACCTCATTAGAGTAGGAGACCTTTATAGAATTGGGAAAACTGAGAATCTTGAAAAGAAAATTAAGAAATTAAAACCAGACGAATTATTAACATCAATTATGACAAAGGAGCCAGAAACTCTTGAAGCAAGGTTACTTAGAAAGTATAAATCTCAACGAATTCCTGAAACTGGTTACTTAAAGCTTTCTAAAAGACAAATTAGAGAATGTAAAAAGCAATTTGAACTAAAGGGAAATTTGCCTCACACTTTAGATGCTGAAGTTTCCATAACTCTATTTGCATCTTTTTTATTGTTTTCATTAAGTTCCGTTATTTTTAATTATTTAAATTTTGGATTTGTAAAATCTATATCTTATTCTTTCGGAATGGCCTCACTACCAATGATAATGTTATTTATTACAGGTAGTTTTGGGGGATACTTTTCTGAAGATTTATCTCTTTTTTCATTGTTAACTAATCGAATAAAAGGTTTATTTATTGCAATTGCAATGCTTTCCATGGCTTACTTAATTTTCAATTTAGGTTAAATTTCATAATTACAATTTAAGGCAATTTCAAATGGAACTGATTGGGTAGGTAACTTCAGAATAGTTGAGCATATTTCAGCAATATCTTCGGGTTGTGTCATGCTTGATTTGTCTAAGGAAGAAATATTTTGGGCCATTTTTGTATTAACCCAGCTTGGGCAAATTGCTGAAACCCTTATATTTTTATCCCAACCTTTATTTTTCATAGTTTGGCATAATCCCATCAAAGCAAACTTTGAAGAAGAATAAGCGGCTAAATCGCCTTTAGATCTTTTCCCACTCATTGAAACTAAAACAATAATTCTACCTCTGCCTGAATTACATAAATGATCCCAAGAAAGCCTACATAAATTCCAAATTGCCAAAAAATTGATATTTAATGTATTTAAAATATCTTCTTCATCACCATCCTTGTATAAGAAAGGAACTTTCGATAATACTCCAGAACAATTTATTACTGTATCAAATCCTCCAAATTCATGTAAGGTATTCTTTATCCAATTTTGGGCTGTAATTTTTTTTAATGCATCATAGTAATTGATTATAATCTTCCCTTTTGGCCATTTATTTGGATCAATAACGCTTCCTTTTAATGATTCTAAATCTCTTATGCCAACACTAATTCTATTGCCTTCTTTTAATTCTTTATGTGCAATATTTAGTCCAATACCTCTACTGGCTCCACTTATTAGTATGGTTCTCATTTTTAATTTATATGTTTGGAAATATTATCCTAAGTAACATTTTAAATTCTCTACCATGCATAATCATAAGACCTCTTTTTACACTCCATGGAGCCTTTATAAACATTATGCACATCGCATATACAATCTCTTTTAAGGAAAGTGTATCAGTTAAAAAACCATACCATTGATTTTTAGGTAGTTGGAAAAAACTTCCAAAAAATTCTCTCAATAGTTTCTCGTCAAATCTCATGAGTTTTTCTAATCCAAATTGGTAAAGTGACTTCTTCCGAATTAATTCTTTTGACCACAAAGTTTCCCAACCTTTTCTAGCAATATGATAGGTACTTAGATTTTTGTTTTTAATTGCTTCTGAGACTGCCTTAGCGACAAGTGGAGCTCTTCTTAAAACATTACCAATTAAATATCCAGATGCAGGATGTACCATTGAAGCAGCACCACCATATCCAAGTATTTGTTGTTTGAAATCTGGGATTGGCATATTCATAGGGAGAAATAAGCCAAGCTCTTCATGTTGCATGCTTGTGATAGATATATTTCGATAAGAAAGCCTCTTCTCTAGTCTCTCTTTTAAATTTTCCATTGTTAGAGGATTTACTAAACCAAGAGATGTCTCTTCAAGAAAATATTTCCCATCACCCATATCCATGGCATAAAGAAAAGTGGGCGGTTCTTTTTTTTGCTCATCGTTAAGATGATCATTTCTATAGTCCATTAATACAAACTGCCCTTTCTTAAGTGGAGGTTTACTAAAATTACCTACTATCCCATAACAAGTTTGGACTGCTAAGGGACCACATGATTTTAATTTAAGAAAAACAGGATCATATCCTGTTGCATCTACTACTAATCTTGCAGAGTAAGTCTTGCCATCTTTTGTAGTTACTGTACTTTTGTTTTTTTCAAAATGTATTTTGTTCGCAAAGCCTTGATGCCATTTAATAAGAGACTTATTGCATTCATTAAACCAATAATTGTGGAGTTTCTTCTTATCAAATAGTCCATAATCTAGTGAATGTTCCGTTGCTTTATTCTCGTCGTCCTGTTCTTCTAAAGCGCCATGCCCAAAAAAACTTACAGTATTCTTCCATCTATATTCAAGTAAATCCTGAAGCCCAAGTTGATCAACTTCTTTCCCCCAAATGCCATATGTGTTTGGCCAAGGTTCATCTGGTCCATTTGGAGAAAGCACTTCAACATCTAAATTTTCCTTCCCTAAAGCTGAGGCAATTGCCATACCTGCAGGCCCTGCACCCAAAACAAGAACATCTGGCAAATTTTCTTTTGACATTAAATATAAATCTTATGATTAAAGAAATTTATGGAACAAACTAATACTTCTGCGCTTAGAATTATATTTTCCATCCAATACTTGTAATGAGTAGATTAATAATAATCAAATTACTCAATTACTAGTGACTAAGCTTTCAGTGTTTTAACAATAATTTATAAGATTACAAAATAAAAAATACTTTAAAATTTTTTTTATTATAAAAAAATAGATAGCGAGTTAAATGATTAAAAATAAAAATATTTTAATTACTGGAGGTAATTCAGGAATAGGGCTTTTTGCAAGCATTAATTTACTAAAGACGAAAAATAGTTTATACGTTGTAATAAAATCTGAATTAAGAAAGAATGAATTTCTCAAAACAATTGAGAAATATTTTGATAAAAATTACTTAAGTAAATATTTAAATATTATTGAAAATTGTGATCTTTCAAATCTAGAGAATGTTAAAAAAATTAAGGATTACTTTATTAGTAAAAAGATTTTCTTAGATGTTGTTGTTTTAAATGCAGGATTGCAGTAT contains:
- a CDS encoding GIY-YIG nuclease family protein, whose product is MSGYVYLIRVGDLYRIGKTENLEKKIKKLKPDELLTSIMTKEPETLEARLLRKYKSQRIPETGYLKLSKRQIRECKKQFELKGNLPHTLDAEVSITLFASFLLFSLSSVIFNYLNFGFVKSISYSFGMASLPMIMLFITGSFGGYFSEDLSLFSLLTNRIKGLFIAIAMLSMAYLIFNLG
- the crtL gene encoding lycopene beta cyclase, which encodes MSKENLPDVLVLGAGPAGMAIASALGKENLDVEVLSPNGPDEPWPNTYGIWGKEVDQLGLQDLLEYRWKNTVSFFGHGALEEQDDENKATEHSLDYGLFDKKKLHNYWFNECNKSLIKWHQGFANKIHFEKNKSTVTTKDGKTYSARLVVDATGYDPVFLKLKSCGPLAVQTCYGIVGNFSKPPLKKGQFVLMDYRNDHLNDEQKKEPPTFLYAMDMGDGKYFLEETSLGLVNPLTMENLKERLEKRLSYRNISITSMQHEELGLFLPMNMPIPDFKQQILGYGGAASMVHPASGYLIGNVLRRAPLVAKAVSEAIKNKNLSTYHIARKGWETLWSKELIRKKSLYQFGLEKLMRFDEKLLREFFGSFFQLPKNQWYGFLTDTLSLKEIVYAMCIMFIKAPWSVKRGLMIMHGREFKMLLRIIFPNI
- a CDS encoding sodium:solute symporter, producing MFLKSLNIFSLQNKDIFSNSLLISSFGFLIIFFCLIFGRKLKLAVQLERFGLPIAVLSGILGISVGPFGAIHFLPKETINVWSKFPTPLLSLVFATLMMGRPIPNINGLVKPIFNQFLLALSLGFGQFFIGGLVVKYFLPPSMETNPLMGCLIEVGFEGGHGAASIIGESFNRLGFPNGLDLGLAMATMGLLSSSLLGSIFIFLGRTLGLSDKEEISEKKNLEEKTKIGILADLRILIVNLGFSGLAIFFGVLLIKYLKYISSYFGDFSKEIIFSLPVFPFILIGSLLIRYVLEKTKNTEFISNILQREIGILSTDLLIFTAMASLDIEVVFDNWVLILVFTIFGLFWNLICIAFFAYFIFDDYWFEKSLIEFGNSTGVVASGLLLLRLADPKNISKTLPIFTSKQLFAQLILSGGLFTVLAPLMISKIGLDYWTEICALITFTILFIALIFNKVEMKKFQ
- a CDS encoding SDR family NAD(P)-dependent oxidoreductase, with product MRTILISGASRGIGLNIAHKELKEGNRISVGIRDLESLKGSVIDPNKWPKGKIIINYYDALKKITAQNWIKNTLHEFGGFDTVINCSGVLSKVPFLYKDGDEEDILNTLNINFLAIWNLCRLSWDHLCNSGRGRIIVLVSMSGKRSKGDLAAYSSSKFALMGLCQTMKNKGWDKNIRVSAICPSWVNTKMAQNISSLDKSSMTQPEDIAEICSTILKLPTQSVPFEIALNCNYEI
- a CDS encoding glutathione S-transferase — encoded protein: MTTDILYSFRRCPYAIRVRWALLICELKVEIREIDLKNKPLDFLNKSKTKTVPILIKKNSEVIEESLEIILWALSESSKQNVALTYFPDDKKEDIFEIINENDNEFKYHLDRFKYAARYQDSNEEFHFRKAIIFINRWNELLAENKYFYGDNPTIADWSIWPFVRQFKIACESQKRTNYLKPSIKNWLDSFESNIKFKSLMYKYELWAPNSGKNYFPFN